TTTCTCCGAAGCCGTTGCGCTGGCGCAAGCCGGCGAAGTCAAAATCCTGGGCGTGACGTCCGATGCACGTGTTGACGCCTATGCGGATGCCCCGACAATGATGGAGCAAGGTATCGACACGACCTTTGTAAACTGGCGCGGCTTCTTTGCGGCTCCTGGGCTGCCTGAGGACAAGCTGGCGATGTATCAAGACGCAATCGCCAAAATGTACGACACTCCTGAATGGGAAGAAGTGCGTGCCCGTAACGGATGGGTCAACATTCATAACTCCGGCGACGATTTCCGCACCTTCCTCGAAGGTCAGGAAAAGGTCATTGGTGACCTGATGAAGAAGCTCGGCTTCCTCTAAGTCTTTCCAACTATTGCGGCCGGCCTTTGACTTGGGCCGGTCGTTTACTATCCACGGGAGGGGATCATGGCGCTGGATCGCTGGATTGCTTTTGTCATTCTTTGTGTCGCACTGGCCTATGGCTATGCCGCATTCTTCACCATGGACGGGCTTTTGCCGCCGTTCATGCAACGCAACCCGATCTGGCCGAGCACATTCCCCAAGATCCTTTCGGTTTTGGCCGTATTGACCGCGCTGGTTATTCTTCTGGGCCTTGAAAAGCCCGAAGAAGACAAAGACGGAGTCGGTGACATCGACTACAGAAAACTTGGCCAATACAACCTTGCACATGCACTTTTGTTGCTGGCTTTGATGGTTGCCTATGCCCTGCTTTTGCGCCCAGCCGGTTTCCTTTTCTCGACTTTCGGTTTTCTGACAGTCGGCGCCGTAATTCTGGGTGAACGCAAGCTGCATATCCTTTTACCGGTTGCGGCCATTGCAAGCTTCGCTGTGTGGTATCTGGTCGACCAGGTTCTCGGTATTTTTCTACGCCCCTGGCCGTTTTTCATCTGAGGAACTGAGACATGATCGAAGGTCTTTTGATCGGCCTCAGCGCCGCATTCTCTTTACAAAATCTGTTGATGGTCATTGCCGGATGTCTGATCGGGACATTCATTGGCATGCTTCCCGGTTTGGGTCCGATGTCCATCATCGCAATCATGATCCCCGTCGCGATCACCATCGGTGACCCGTCTGCAGCGCTCATCCTCCTGGCTGGTGTGTACTATGGCGCGATATTCGGCGGATCCACGTCCTCCATCCTTTTGAACGCGCCGGGGGTCGCCGGCACCGTAGCGACCAGCTTTGACGGCTATCCTATGGCGCGCAAAGGCCAAGCAGGCAAGGCGCTCACCATCGCCGCAATCGCCTCCTTCGGGGGCGGCACAATCGGTGCAATTTTGTTGATGATCTTTGCGCCAATGCTGTCTTCGGTCGCCCTGCTGTTCCATTCGGCAGAGTATTTCGCACTGATGGTGGTGGGTCTCTCGGCTATTGCAGCCTTTGCCGGCACAGGCAATGTGGCAAAGGCTGTGCTGATGACGCTTCTTGGGCTCATCATGGCGACGGTCGGCGAAGGTGCTCTCTTTAACATGCCGCGTTTCACGATGGGCCTTATGGACCTGCAATCCGGTTTCAGCTTCATCACATTGGCAATGGCGATG
This genomic window from Shimia isoporae contains:
- a CDS encoding tripartite tricarboxylate transporter TctB family protein — its product is MALDRWIAFVILCVALAYGYAAFFTMDGLLPPFMQRNPIWPSTFPKILSVLAVLTALVILLGLEKPEEDKDGVGDIDYRKLGQYNLAHALLLLALMVAYALLLRPAGFLFSTFGFLTVGAVILGERKLHILLPVAAIASFAVWYLVDQVLGIFLRPWPFFI